One Stenotrophomonas maltophilia DNA window includes the following coding sequences:
- the rpsU gene encoding 30S ribosomal protein S21, translating to MPSVKVRENEPFEFALRRFKRTCEKAGVLAETRKREFYEKPTQERKRKAAAAVKRQLRRSSRDVTKRQRLY from the coding sequence ATGCCCAGCGTCAAAGTCCGCGAGAACGAGCCCTTCGAGTTTGCTCTTCGCCGCTTCAAGCGCACTTGCGAAAAGGCCGGTGTGCTGGCCGAAACCCGCAAGCGCGAGTTCTACGAAAAGCCGACCCAGGAGCGCAAGCGCAAGGCCGCCGCTGCTGTGAAGCGTCAGCTGCGCCGCTCGTCGCGCGACGTCACCAAGCGTCAGCGCCTGTACTGA
- a CDS encoding YihY/virulence factor BrkB family protein: MVEPEPNVPVSLHKYIKRLQDSFPMAVAKRFIDVDVLTQAASVSFYALLSMAPLLMLLLWLTASLYPPAQQALIDQISSVAGSSAATVAETVLKNADNQPDVGSLAGVWSTLLLFVGATAVFAQLQNALNLIFRTSGERLEGLKAWLRKRVFSFGVVLALGFLLILSMTATTVLQVAFAQLPSILPALGYVTSLLLYAVGFAFMYHYLPDRRVAWRQAFIGGVITSALFALGRYGIGVYIATVAPGSAYGSMGALVISLVWIYYATVVFFVGALMTAVIDERLRARHRLAAAGIDPVTASQVPDRG; encoded by the coding sequence ATGGTTGAACCCGAGCCCAACGTTCCCGTGTCACTGCACAAGTACATCAAGCGCCTGCAGGACAGCTTCCCGATGGCGGTGGCCAAGCGCTTCATCGACGTCGACGTGCTGACCCAGGCAGCTTCCGTCTCCTTCTACGCGCTGCTGTCGATGGCACCGTTGCTGATGCTGCTGCTGTGGCTGACCGCCTCGCTGTACCCACCGGCCCAGCAGGCACTGATCGACCAGATCAGCTCGGTGGCCGGCAGCAGCGCGGCTACCGTGGCCGAAACCGTTCTGAAGAACGCCGACAACCAGCCGGATGTCGGCTCGCTGGCGGGGGTGTGGAGCACGCTGCTGCTGTTCGTCGGCGCCACCGCCGTGTTCGCCCAGCTGCAGAACGCACTGAACCTGATCTTCCGCACCAGCGGCGAGCGCCTGGAAGGCCTCAAGGCCTGGCTGCGCAAGCGCGTGTTCTCGTTCGGCGTCGTGCTGGCGCTGGGCTTCCTGCTGATCCTGTCGATGACCGCCACCACGGTGCTGCAGGTGGCCTTCGCGCAACTGCCTTCGATCCTGCCCGCGCTGGGGTACGTCACGAGCCTGCTGCTTTACGCAGTCGGCTTCGCCTTCATGTACCACTACCTGCCCGACCGTCGCGTGGCGTGGCGCCAGGCCTTCATCGGCGGCGTCATCACCTCGGCACTGTTCGCACTGGGCCGCTACGGCATCGGCGTCTACATCGCCACCGTGGCACCCGGCAGTGCCTACGGCTCGATGGGCGCGCTGGTGATCTCGCTGGTCTGGATCTACTACGCCACCGTCGTGTTCTTCGTTGGCGCCCTGATGACGGCGGTGATCGATGAGCGCCTGCGCGCGCGTCATCGTCTGGCCGCAGCCGGCATTGATCCGGTAACCGCCAGCCAGGTGCCCGACAGGGGGTAA
- a CDS encoding mechanosensitive ion channel family protein — protein MVDAVVAVQWLEKLQNTLEPYPGAYLALMISALLIAAGLANWVTKRILVRGLRRLLQRLPGAESGRGSHLMRVISRLSNVVPSQVIASGITLIPDLPPGLVNVIIKLCIVWAVLTVSMAFSHALDAANSLYERKPDARNKPIKGYLQVVKIVVFVAAGLSIVATLLGVKLGPLVTGLGAATAVLMLIFQDTILSLVASVQISGDGRVRIGDWIEMPSQNADGDVIDIALHTITVQNFDKTITTIPTKKLVTESFKNWRGMQEAGGRRIKRALYLDQHSVGFLDEGDLAFLGEFALLRDYLQEKEQELGQWNGRLREQGVAEVNSRRVTNLGTFRAYVERYLRSHPGIHTDMTLLVRQLQPTTEGLPLELYCFTRSTAWGEYEAVQSDIFDHLLAILPAFGLRVFQASSDAMLMAGQRQLAGSE, from the coding sequence ATGGTGGACGCGGTGGTGGCGGTACAGTGGCTGGAAAAGCTGCAGAACACACTGGAACCCTATCCCGGCGCCTACCTGGCGTTGATGATCTCAGCCCTGCTGATCGCTGCGGGCCTGGCCAACTGGGTGACCAAGCGCATCCTGGTGCGCGGCCTGCGGCGCCTGCTGCAGCGCCTGCCCGGCGCCGAGTCCGGGCGCGGCAGCCACTTGATGCGGGTGATTTCGCGCCTGTCCAACGTGGTGCCCAGCCAGGTGATCGCCTCGGGCATCACCCTTATTCCCGACCTGCCGCCTGGCCTGGTCAACGTCATCATCAAGCTGTGCATCGTGTGGGCCGTACTGACGGTGTCGATGGCGTTCTCGCATGCGCTGGACGCGGCCAACAGCCTGTACGAGCGCAAGCCCGATGCGCGCAACAAGCCGATCAAGGGCTACCTGCAGGTGGTCAAGATCGTGGTGTTCGTGGCCGCCGGCCTGTCCATCGTCGCCACCCTGCTGGGGGTGAAGCTGGGCCCGCTAGTGACCGGCCTGGGCGCGGCCACGGCGGTGCTGATGCTGATCTTCCAGGACACCATCCTGTCGCTGGTGGCCAGCGTGCAGATCAGCGGCGATGGCCGCGTGCGCATCGGCGACTGGATCGAAATGCCCAGCCAGAACGCCGACGGCGATGTGATCGACATCGCGCTGCACACCATCACCGTGCAGAACTTCGACAAGACCATCACCACCATCCCGACCAAGAAGCTGGTGACCGAGTCGTTCAAGAACTGGCGCGGCATGCAGGAGGCCGGTGGCCGCCGCATCAAGCGCGCGCTGTACCTGGACCAGCACAGCGTCGGTTTCCTGGACGAGGGTGATCTGGCGTTCCTCGGTGAGTTCGCGCTGCTGCGTGATTACCTGCAGGAGAAGGAGCAGGAGCTGGGCCAGTGGAACGGGCGCCTGCGCGAGCAGGGCGTGGCCGAGGTCAACAGCCGCCGGGTGACCAACCTGGGTACCTTCCGTGCGTATGTGGAGCGCTACCTGCGCAGCCACCCGGGCATCCATACCGACATGACCCTGCTGGTACGTCAGCTGCAGCCGACCACCGAAGGCCTGCCGCTGGAGCTGTACTGCTTCACCCGCAGCACCGCCTGGGGCGAGTACGAGGCCGTGCAGTCGGACATCTTTGACCACCTGCTGGCGATCCTGCCGGCGTTCGGCCTGCGGGTGTTCCAGGCCTCCAGCGACGCCATGTTGATGGCCGGGCAGCGCCAGTTGGCCGGCTCGGAGTAA
- the folB gene encoding dihydroneopterin aldolase, giving the protein MDKVFIEGLTIDALIGIYDWERRIRQDLVFDLEMGFDNRRPAATDDIAHTLNYKAVSKRLEQFVRESEFGLVETLAERCAQIVLDEFDVKWLRLKLSKPGAVRGARAVGVIIERTRD; this is encoded by the coding sequence ATGGACAAGGTTTTCATCGAGGGGCTGACGATCGACGCCCTGATCGGTATCTACGATTGGGAACGACGGATCCGCCAGGACCTGGTGTTCGACCTGGAAATGGGCTTCGACAACCGTCGCCCTGCGGCCACCGATGACATCGCCCATACCCTGAACTACAAGGCGGTCAGCAAGCGCCTGGAGCAGTTCGTGCGCGAGTCGGAATTCGGCCTGGTCGAGACCCTGGCCGAGCGCTGCGCGCAGATCGTGCTGGACGAATTCGACGTGAAGTGGCTGCGCCTGAAGCTGAGCAAGCCGGGCGCGGTGCGCGGCGCGCGCGCGGTGGGCGTGATCATCGAGCGCACGCGGGACTGA
- a CDS encoding bile acid:sodium symporter family protein → MTRWWSRLRPDNFTLALLCTVGLASLLPMKGAAAIVLDDVTTVAIAALFFLHGARLPRESIIGGMLHWRLHLTILACTFILFPLLGLLFKPLSGWLLTPELYLGVLFLCTLPSTVQSSIAFTSMAHGNVPAAVCSASLSSILGVFLTPLLLTALAGTSGGIHDPLHAIGGIMLQLLVPFVAGHLLRPWIAGWVEKQRALLRYTDQATILLVVYSAFGEAVTEGLWSKTPLLSLLAVAVVAAVLLGIAMPLITFIARRLRFNREDEIAIVFCGSKKSLATGVPIAKVLFAGGSLGAIVLPVMIYHQIQLIVCGVIAQRYAKRAP, encoded by the coding sequence ATGACCCGCTGGTGGTCGCGCCTGCGACCGGACAACTTCACCCTCGCCCTGCTCTGCACCGTCGGCCTGGCCTCGCTGCTGCCGATGAAGGGCGCCGCCGCCATCGTGCTGGACGATGTCACCACCGTCGCCATCGCCGCGCTGTTCTTCCTGCATGGCGCACGCCTGCCGCGCGAGTCGATCATCGGCGGCATGCTGCACTGGCGGCTGCACCTGACCATCCTGGCCTGCACCTTCATCCTGTTCCCGCTGCTGGGCCTGCTGTTCAAGCCGCTGTCGGGCTGGCTGCTGACGCCGGAGCTGTACCTGGGCGTGCTGTTCCTGTGCACTCTGCCCTCCACCGTACAGTCGTCCATCGCGTTCACCTCGATGGCCCACGGCAACGTGCCCGCAGCGGTGTGCAGTGCCTCGCTGTCGAGCATCCTCGGCGTGTTCCTGACCCCGCTGCTGCTGACCGCGCTGGCCGGCACCTCTGGCGGCATCCATGACCCGCTGCATGCGATCGGCGGCATCATGCTGCAGCTGCTGGTGCCGTTCGTGGCCGGCCACCTGCTGCGGCCGTGGATCGCCGGCTGGGTGGAGAAGCAGCGCGCGCTGCTGCGCTACACCGACCAGGCCACGATCCTGCTGGTGGTGTACTCGGCCTTCGGCGAAGCCGTCACCGAGGGCCTGTGGAGCAAGACGCCGCTGCTGTCGCTGCTGGCCGTGGCGGTGGTCGCCGCCGTGCTGCTCGGCATCGCCATGCCGCTGATCACCTTCATCGCCCGCCGCCTGCGCTTCAACCGCGAAGATGAAATCGCCATCGTCTTCTGCGGCTCGAAGAAGAGCCTGGCCACCGGCGTGCCGATCGCCAAGGTGCTGTTCGCCGGCGGCAGTCTCGGCGCGATCGTGCTGCCGGTGATGATCTACCACCAGATCCAGCTGATCGTCTGCGGCGTGATCGCGCAGCGGTATGCGAAGCGCGCGCCCTGA
- the dnaG gene encoding DNA primase — MARIPDAFIDDLLARSDIVEVVGSRVPLKRQGKEYAARCPFHDERSASFTVSPTKQFYHCFGCGAHGTAISFLMNYDRLEFLDAVDELAKHAGMEVPRSENPRSPQQQDDSRELYSALEAATKFFQSNLQGSEKARSYLDGRGVDEENRARFQIGYAPDGYSGLRDALGKDERRMKLLDRAGLFSKNDRGHVYDKFRDRVMFPIFDRRGRVIAFGGRVFEKDDGPKYLNSPETALFHKGRELYGLWQVRQANQKIERLIVVEGYMDVVSLFQFGVTQAVATLGTATTPDHAELLFRNAPDVFFCFDGDAAGRRAGWKALESVLPRMKDGRQAFFLFLPDGEDPDTIVRKEGAEAFNERLKQATPLSQFFFDELTREINLGTLDGKARLAERAKPMLAQIPDGAFGDLMKQQLAQLTGLGGNAQPARAPMPQRQPARNIQPVAKRSLVRGAIAVLLQQPSLALTLGGKHHFQGLRLPGVELLLELLGLVEQRPDISTGALLEHFDGREEQTSLHTLAAQTLPGTEASWTQELHDAVAQLEKQLLVQRLEELLAKQRQQGLDDTDKYELRELLKARAGLRL, encoded by the coding sequence ATGGCCCGTATCCCCGACGCTTTCATCGACGATCTGCTCGCCCGCTCCGACATCGTCGAGGTGGTGGGCAGCCGCGTGCCGTTGAAGCGACAGGGCAAGGAATACGCAGCGCGTTGCCCGTTCCATGACGAGCGCTCGGCCTCGTTCACGGTCTCGCCCACCAAGCAGTTCTATCACTGCTTCGGTTGTGGCGCGCACGGCACCGCGATCAGCTTCCTGATGAACTACGACCGCCTCGAATTCCTCGACGCGGTGGATGAACTGGCCAAGCACGCGGGCATGGAAGTGCCGCGCAGCGAGAATCCGCGCAGCCCCCAGCAGCAGGACGACAGCCGCGAGCTGTACTCGGCGCTTGAGGCGGCCACGAAGTTCTTCCAGAGCAACCTGCAGGGCAGCGAAAAGGCCCGCAGCTACCTGGATGGCCGTGGCGTGGACGAAGAGAACCGCGCGCGCTTCCAGATCGGCTACGCGCCGGATGGCTACAGCGGCCTGCGCGATGCGCTGGGCAAGGACGAGCGGCGCATGAAGCTGCTCGACCGCGCTGGCCTGTTCTCCAAGAACGACCGCGGCCACGTCTACGACAAGTTCCGCGACCGGGTGATGTTCCCGATCTTCGACCGCCGCGGCCGGGTGATCGCTTTCGGTGGCCGCGTGTTCGAGAAGGACGACGGCCCCAAGTACCTCAACTCGCCCGAGACCGCGCTGTTCCACAAAGGCCGCGAACTGTACGGCCTGTGGCAGGTGCGCCAGGCCAACCAGAAGATCGAGCGGCTGATCGTGGTCGAGGGCTACATGGACGTGGTCTCGCTGTTCCAGTTCGGGGTCACCCAGGCGGTGGCAACGCTGGGTACCGCAACCACGCCGGACCATGCCGAACTGCTGTTCCGCAACGCGCCGGACGTGTTCTTCTGCTTCGACGGCGACGCCGCCGGCCGCCGCGCCGGCTGGAAGGCGCTGGAGTCGGTGCTGCCGCGCATGAAGGATGGCCGCCAGGCCTTCTTCCTGTTCCTGCCCGATGGCGAAGACCCGGACACCATCGTGCGCAAGGAAGGCGCCGAAGCGTTCAACGAGCGCCTGAAGCAGGCCACGCCGCTATCGCAGTTCTTCTTCGACGAACTGACCCGCGAGATCAACCTGGGCACGCTCGATGGCAAGGCCCGCCTGGCCGAGCGGGCAAAGCCGATGCTGGCGCAGATTCCCGACGGTGCGTTCGGCGACCTGATGAAGCAGCAGCTGGCGCAGCTGACCGGGCTCGGCGGCAACGCCCAGCCTGCGCGCGCGCCGATGCCTCAGCGCCAGCCGGCACGCAATATTCAACCCGTGGCCAAGCGCAGCCTGGTGCGCGGCGCGATCGCCGTGCTGCTGCAGCAGCCCTCGCTGGCGCTGACGCTGGGCGGCAAGCATCACTTCCAGGGCCTGCGCCTGCCCGGCGTGGAACTGCTGCTGGAGCTGCTGGGACTGGTCGAACAGCGCCCGGACATCAGCACCGGCGCCCTGCTGGAGCACTTCGACGGGCGCGAGGAACAGACCTCGCTGCACACCCTGGCCGCGCAGACACTGCCTGGCACCGAGGCCAGCTGGACCCAGGAACTGCACGATGCCGTGGCCCAGCTGGAGAAACAGCTGCTGGTGCAACGTCTGGAGGAGTTGTTGGCAAAGCAGCGCCAGCAGGGCCTGGACGATACTGACAAGTACGAACTGCGCGAGCTGCTGAAGGCGCGCGCCGGACTGCGCCTGTAG
- the tsaD gene encoding tRNA (adenosine(37)-N6)-threonylcarbamoyltransferase complex transferase subunit TsaD: MRVLGIESSCDETGVAVYDTDLSGSAALRAHAVYSQIALHAEYGGVVPELASRDHVRKLLPLVRQTLAEAGLGVDDIDGVAYTAGPGLVGALLVGAGVARSLAWALEVPAVGVHHMEGHLLAPLMEDDPPEAPFVALLVSGGHTQLVAVDAIGQYRLLGETLDDAAGEAFDKTAKMMGLPYPGGPQLARLAEQGTPGVYRFARPMTDRPGLDFSFSGLKTQVLMAWRDSDQSEQTRADIARGFEDAVVETLSIKCERALEAAGTNVIVVAGGVGANKRLRARLKQMAERLGGRACFPRPALCTDNGAMIAFAGALRLQAGQHSPPKVDVTPRWDMATLPAV; the protein is encoded by the coding sequence ATGCGAGTCCTTGGCATCGAATCTTCCTGTGATGAGACCGGCGTGGCGGTGTATGACACCGACCTGTCCGGCAGCGCGGCCCTGCGCGCCCACGCGGTCTACAGCCAGATCGCCCTGCACGCCGAATACGGTGGTGTGGTGCCCGAGCTGGCCAGCCGCGACCACGTCCGCAAGCTGCTGCCGCTGGTGCGGCAGACCCTGGCCGAAGCCGGCCTCGGCGTAGACGACATTGACGGCGTGGCCTACACGGCCGGCCCCGGCCTGGTCGGGGCACTGCTGGTCGGCGCGGGCGTGGCTCGGTCGCTGGCCTGGGCGCTGGAGGTACCGGCGGTGGGCGTACACCATATGGAAGGCCATCTGCTGGCCCCGCTGATGGAAGACGACCCGCCGGAAGCGCCGTTCGTGGCGCTGCTGGTGTCCGGTGGCCATACCCAGCTGGTGGCAGTGGACGCCATCGGCCAGTACCGCCTGCTGGGCGAGACCCTGGACGATGCCGCCGGTGAGGCCTTCGACAAGACCGCCAAGATGATGGGCCTGCCCTATCCGGGCGGTCCGCAGCTGGCCAGGCTGGCCGAGCAGGGTACGCCTGGTGTCTACCGCTTCGCGCGGCCGATGACCGACCGCCCGGGGCTGGATTTCAGCTTCTCCGGCCTGAAGACCCAGGTCCTGATGGCCTGGCGCGACAGCGATCAGAGCGAACAGACCCGTGCCGACATCGCCCGTGGCTTTGAAGATGCCGTGGTCGAGACCCTATCGATCAAATGCGAGCGCGCGCTGGAAGCAGCCGGCACCAACGTGATCGTGGTGGCTGGCGGCGTCGGCGCCAACAAGCGCCTGCGTGCACGCCTGAAGCAGATGGCCGAGCGTCTCGGCGGCCGTGCCTGCTTCCCGCGGCCGGCGCTGTGCACCGACAACGGCGCGATGATTGCCTTCGCCGGTGCGCTGCGCCTGCAGGCCGGCCAGCACAGCCCGCCGAAGGTGGATGTGACCCCGCGCTGGGACATGGCGACCCTGCCGGCGGTCTGA
- a CDS encoding GatB/YqeY domain-containing protein yields MSMKQQLTEDMKAAMKAGEKHKLGVIRLINAAIKQREVDERIELDDTAVIAVLDKMVKQRKDSVSQFEAANREDLAEIERAEIVVIEAYLPAKMGEAEIVAAIQAAIAETGASGPADMGKLMGALKPKLAGQADMGLVSKLVKQQLA; encoded by the coding sequence ATGAGCATGAAGCAGCAGCTCACCGAAGACATGAAGGCCGCCATGAAGGCGGGCGAGAAGCACAAGCTGGGCGTGATCCGCCTGATCAACGCCGCCATCAAGCAGCGCGAAGTGGACGAGCGCATCGAGCTGGATGACACCGCCGTGATCGCCGTGCTCGACAAGATGGTCAAGCAGCGCAAGGACTCGGTCAGCCAGTTCGAAGCCGCCAACCGCGAGGACCTGGCCGAGATCGAGCGCGCCGAGATCGTGGTCATCGAAGCCTACCTGCCGGCCAAGATGGGCGAAGCCGAGATCGTGGCCGCCATCCAGGCCGCCATCGCCGAAACCGGCGCCTCCGGCCCGGCCGACATGGGCAAGCTGATGGGCGCACTGAAGCCCAAGCTCGCCGGCCAGGCCGACATGGGCCTGGTGTCCAAGCTGGTCAAGCAGCAGCTGGCGTAA
- a CDS encoding glycoside hydrolase family 3 N-terminal domain-containing protein: protein MASDRIESLIAQMTVEEKVGQLGVFADMVRPFAPDVNPEANVRNADQVLQQVREGKVGSLFNGVGAELGRRIQQVATEESRLGIPVILAADVIHGMRTVFPIPLGEAASFEPELAERTARATAVEATAAGLHWTYAPAVDIARDQRWGRGAEGAGEDVVLGCAFAAARVRGFQGSDLRAADSLLATPKHFAAYGAVMAGMEYNMVDISPQTLRDVHLPPFKAAFDAGAITVMSSFNDINGVPASANAELLTDILRGEWKFPGVVISDYTADMELVAHGYAADDRDATAKAFTAGLDLSMQSGFYAEHLPGLVESGEVPMAVLDEGVRRILWLKETIGLFDDPYRSLDPAREADTSHIADHDELSRDAARRSIVLLNNRDNVLPLQKTGQKIALIGPFVQDRENIEGCWTLFGDKQRYVDLETGVRAAIGDESLLEVVPGSELEAAIPGGTEAAVAAALRADVVVLALGEPQRYSGEAQSRVEITLPPAQQALAEAVAMTGKPLVVLLRNGRALALQGAVRNAQAVAVTWYLGTQTGHAVADVLFGDYSPSGRLPVSFPQVSGQQPYFYNHPRTGRPELPTMSEFKARWREIPNEPLYPFGHGIGYTTFAYGVPQLSAAQLGWDDTLTITTTLTNSGDVAGEEVVQLYIHDRVASRVRPVRELKDFRKVALQPGESAEVVFTLTREQLAFTGRDGVLRAEPGQFDLWVCASSAAGEAVQFELLKA, encoded by the coding sequence GTGGCCTCCGATCGCATCGAATCCCTCATTGCCCAGATGACCGTCGAGGAAAAGGTCGGCCAGCTGGGTGTCTTCGCGGACATGGTCCGCCCGTTCGCCCCGGACGTGAACCCGGAAGCCAACGTGCGCAATGCCGACCAGGTGCTGCAGCAGGTGCGCGAGGGCAAGGTCGGGTCCCTGTTCAATGGTGTGGGCGCCGAGCTGGGCCGCCGCATCCAGCAGGTCGCCACCGAGGAGAGCCGCCTGGGCATCCCGGTGATCCTGGCCGCCGACGTCATCCACGGTATGCGTACCGTGTTCCCGATTCCGTTGGGCGAGGCCGCCAGCTTCGAGCCGGAGCTGGCCGAGCGCACCGCACGCGCCACCGCTGTCGAAGCCACTGCTGCTGGTCTGCACTGGACCTACGCACCGGCCGTGGACATCGCCCGCGACCAGCGCTGGGGCCGTGGCGCCGAAGGCGCCGGCGAGGACGTGGTGCTGGGCTGTGCATTCGCCGCCGCCCGCGTGCGTGGCTTCCAGGGCAGCGACCTGCGCGCCGCCGATTCGCTGCTGGCCACGCCGAAGCACTTCGCCGCCTATGGCGCGGTGATGGCCGGCATGGAATACAACATGGTGGACATCTCGCCGCAGACCCTGCGCGACGTGCACCTGCCGCCGTTCAAGGCCGCTTTCGATGCGGGCGCGATCACCGTGATGTCCTCGTTCAACGACATCAATGGTGTGCCGGCGAGCGCCAATGCCGAGCTGCTGACCGACATCCTGCGCGGTGAGTGGAAGTTCCCGGGCGTGGTGATCTCCGATTACACCGCCGACATGGAACTGGTCGCGCACGGCTATGCCGCCGACGACCGCGACGCCACTGCCAAGGCGTTCACCGCCGGGCTGGACCTGAGCATGCAGAGTGGCTTCTACGCCGAACACCTGCCGGGCCTGGTCGAGAGCGGCGAAGTGCCGATGGCGGTGCTGGATGAAGGCGTGCGGCGGATCCTGTGGCTGAAGGAAACCATCGGCCTGTTCGACGACCCGTACCGTTCGCTGGACCCGGCGCGCGAAGCCGATACCTCGCATATCGCCGACCATGACGAACTGTCGCGCGATGCCGCGCGCCGTTCGATCGTGCTGCTGAACAACCGCGACAACGTGTTGCCGCTGCAGAAGACCGGGCAGAAGATCGCGCTGATCGGCCCGTTCGTGCAGGACCGCGAGAACATCGAGGGCTGCTGGACCCTGTTCGGCGACAAGCAGCGCTACGTCGATCTGGAAACCGGCGTACGCGCCGCCATCGGCGATGAATCGCTGCTGGAAGTCGTGCCGGGCAGCGAGCTGGAAGCCGCGATTCCGGGTGGCACCGAAGCGGCCGTGGCCGCTGCGCTGCGCGCCGACGTGGTGGTGCTGGCGCTGGGCGAACCGCAGCGTTACAGCGGTGAAGCGCAGTCGCGCGTGGAGATCACCCTGCCGCCGGCACAGCAGGCGCTGGCCGAGGCGGTGGCGATGACCGGCAAGCCGCTGGTGGTGCTGCTGCGCAATGGTCGCGCGCTGGCCCTGCAGGGCGCCGTGCGCAATGCACAGGCCGTGGCGGTGACCTGGTACCTGGGCACGCAGACCGGCCATGCCGTGGCTGATGTGCTGTTCGGTGACTACAGCCCGTCCGGCCGCCTGCCGGTCAGCTTCCCGCAGGTGTCCGGCCAGCAGCCGTACTTCTACAACCACCCGCGCACCGGCCGCCCGGAACTGCCGACGATGTCGGAGTTCAAGGCCCGTTGGCGCGAGATCCCGAATGAGCCGCTGTACCCGTTCGGCCACGGCATCGGTTACACCACCTTCGCCTACGGCGTGCCGCAGCTGAGTGCGGCGCAGCTCGGCTGGGACGACACCCTGACCATCACCACCACGCTGACCAACAGCGGCGACGTTGCCGGCGAGGAAGTGGTGCAGCTGTACATCCATGACCGCGTGGCCAGCCGCGTACGCCCGGTGCGTGAACTGAAGGATTTCCGCAAGGTAGCACTGCAGCCGGGCGAGTCGGCCGAAGTGGTGTTCACCCTGACCCGCGAGCAGCTGGCGTTCACCGGCCGCGACGGCGTGCTGCGTGCCGAGCCGGGCCAGTTCGACCTGTGGGTCTGCGCGTCCTCGGCCGCCGGTGAGGCGGTGCAGTTTGAGCTGCTGAAGGCCTGA
- a CDS encoding fused DSP-PTPase phosphatase/NAD kinase-like protein: MLLRLTCLLLLSLCLPLTALAEDAPLNEVRPGLYAGGQPSAAQLQALAAQGVRTVIDLRQPGEDRGFDETRLAESLGLRYVRIPVAGAEGLDAANVRAVHQALQQSQGPVLLHCASGNRAGAVLGLVNARYEHASPEQALQLGQRAGLKSLEAATRQRLATPVTSP, encoded by the coding sequence ATGCTGCTACGCCTGACCTGCCTGCTGTTGTTGTCGCTCTGCCTGCCACTGACGGCCCTGGCCGAAGACGCGCCCCTCAACGAAGTCCGCCCCGGCCTGTATGCCGGCGGCCAGCCCAGCGCCGCACAGCTGCAGGCCTTGGCTGCACAGGGCGTGCGCACTGTGATCGACCTGCGCCAGCCCGGCGAGGACCGGGGCTTCGATGAAACCCGCCTCGCCGAATCATTGGGCCTGCGCTACGTGCGCATTCCGGTGGCCGGCGCCGAGGGGCTCGATGCCGCCAACGTGCGCGCCGTGCACCAGGCCCTGCAGCAGAGCCAGGGGCCGGTGCTGCTGCACTGTGCGTCCGGCAACCGCGCCGGTGCCGTGCTCGGCCTGGTCAATGCACGCTACGAACATGCCAGCCCCGAACAGGCCCTTCAGCTGGGCCAGCGTGCTGGCCTGAAGTCGCTGGAAGCCGCCACCCGCCAGCGCCTGGCCACGCCGGTCACCTCGCCCTGA